From Hartmannibacter diazotrophicus, a single genomic window includes:
- a CDS encoding cysteine synthase A, with translation MTGTVLDAIGNTPLIRLKAASEATGCEILGKAEFLNPGQSVKDRAALYIITDAMKRGLIEPGGTVVEGTAGNTGIGLAMVGKALGLNAVIVIPETQSQEKKDAIRLFGAELVEVPAVPYKNPNNYVKLSGRLADELARTLDHGAIWANQFDNPINRQAHIEMTAPEIYGQTDGKVDGFICAVGSGGTLAGVAMGLRDLKPDVKIGIADPYGAALYSYYTTGELKSEGSSITEGIGQGRITANLEGLSVDFAYRIPDEDAVSICFDLLEHEGLCLGGSSGINIAGAMAMAREMGPGHTIVTVLCDYGNRYASKLFNPDFLKEKGLPVPDFLTRKSTIQPPFVTVD, from the coding sequence ATGACCGGGACCGTTCTCGACGCCATCGGCAACACGCCGCTCATCCGCCTGAAGGCGGCCTCGGAGGCAACAGGGTGCGAAATCCTCGGCAAGGCGGAGTTTCTCAATCCCGGCCAGTCGGTCAAGGACCGCGCCGCGCTCTACATCATCACCGATGCGATGAAGCGCGGTCTCATCGAGCCGGGCGGCACGGTCGTCGAAGGCACGGCGGGCAACACCGGCATCGGCCTTGCCATGGTCGGCAAGGCTCTCGGCCTCAATGCGGTCATCGTGATCCCGGAGACCCAGAGCCAGGAAAAGAAGGACGCCATCAGGCTCTTCGGCGCCGAATTGGTCGAGGTCCCGGCGGTGCCCTACAAGAACCCGAACAACTATGTGAAGCTGTCGGGCCGGCTTGCGGACGAACTCGCCAGGACGCTGGATCATGGTGCGATCTGGGCCAACCAGTTCGACAACCCGATCAACCGGCAGGCGCATATCGAGATGACGGCGCCGGAAATCTATGGCCAGACTGACGGCAAGGTGGACGGCTTCATCTGCGCGGTCGGTTCGGGCGGCACGCTGGCGGGCGTGGCGATGGGGCTGCGCGACCTCAAGCCCGACGTCAAGATCGGCATTGCCGATCCCTACGGCGCAGCGCTCTACAGCTACTACACGACGGGCGAGTTGAAGTCCGAAGGCTCCTCGATCACCGAAGGCATCGGCCAGGGGCGGATCACGGCCAATCTGGAAGGACTGTCCGTCGACTTCGCCTATCGCATCCCGGACGAGGACGCGGTTTCCATCTGCTTCGATCTGCTTGAGCACGAGGGCCTTTGCCTCGGCGGCTCGTCGGGGATCAACATCGCCGGGGCGATGGCGATGGCGCGCGAGATGGGCCCCGGCCACACCATCGTGACGGTGCTGTGCGACTACGGCAACCGCTACGCCTCCAAGCTCTTCAATCCGGACTTCCTGAAGGAAAAGGGTCTGCCCGTTCCGGACTTCCTGACGCGCAAGAGCACGATCCAGCCGCCCTTCGTCACCGTGGACTGA